In a single window of the Papaver somniferum cultivar HN1 chromosome 8, ASM357369v1, whole genome shotgun sequence genome:
- the LOC113305257 gene encoding uncharacterized protein LOC113305257: MEEEFGITLVKAKEKPTGEASSSPSSLLPLSHLTSYVPAATWSQNGSSPASSGGSGGSGGDSAALSTSSSSTDRTVVIPQPVRPVGSCVTVKCITETFGDQEIGLGFLGRTDEEKKINLDKDACPGFISDSLNRVRWTNEAYRKLVNQDGFGYGGEQRPEMVWLVTKDNESLPSRCEGFVCRVRLQYTCKKERHSLIVLCDVWEMNDSGGGFAWRLDVKAALSLGR, translated from the coding sequence AGAAACCCACTGGTGAAGcatcatcttcaccatcatcacttCTACCGTTGAGTCATCTGACTAGTTATGTACCTGCTGCAACATGGAGCCAAAACGGCAGTAGTCCAGCTAGTAGTGGAGGGTCAGGCGGATCAGGTGGTGATTCTGCTGCactatcaacatcatcatcatcaacagatcGGACGGTTGTGATTCCACAGCCAGTAAGACCAGTAGGATCATGTGTAACTGTGAAGTGTATAACTGAAACATTCGGTGATCAAGAGATAgggttagggtttttaggaagaACTGACGAAGAAAAAAAGATTAATCTAGATAAAGACGCGTGTCCTGGATTCATATCTGACAGTTTGAATAGAGTGAGATGGACCAACGAAGCGTACAGAAAACTAGTGAATCAAGATGGGTTCGGTTATGGCGGAGAACAGAGACCGGAAATGGTGTGGTTGGTAACGAAAGATAACGAATCTTTACCGTCGAGATGTGAAGGGTTTGTTTGTAGGGTTAGATTACAGTATACGTGTAAGAAGGAGAGGCACTCGTTGATTGTACTTTGTGATGTTTGGGAAATGAACGACAGTGGTGGTGGTTTTGCATGGAGGTTAGATGTTAAAGCTGCTTTGAGCTTAGGTCGTTAA